The following proteins are encoded in a genomic region of Salvelinus namaycush isolate Seneca chromosome 12, SaNama_1.0, whole genome shotgun sequence:
- the LOC120056667 gene encoding protein phosphatase inhibitor 2-like, whose amino-acid sequence MLDGGAGTSTSGEQICLCMSKRKKSQSWNEMSIMATQPPYTDNPWMKADDGFTASVAWQSLSLRDKAGPSHSTTSTSYSQPPCSPLKPGKNSSASTQYPDRNQLDQPKDTSQHGMMGPSKQAIEAKAMATEESADIDLYVRPSFEELRKAHFREDKEVLLARRSIDKDDDEDDDTENTDYTVPKPNYCSCTSSGRGYAAPMSKRTQTGELHT is encoded by the exons GAAGAAGAGCCAGAGCTGGAATGAGATGAGTATTATGGCCACTCAGCCTCCCTACACAGACAACCCCTGGATGAAGGCAGATGATGGGTTCACTGCCTCTGTTGCATG GCAGTCCCTGTCCCTCAGGGATAAGGCAGGACCCAGCCACAGCACTACCAGCACCTCTTACAGCCAGCCTCCGTGCTCTCCACTGAAGCCTGGGAAGAA TTCATCAGCCTCAACTCAGTATCCAGACCGAAACCAATTAGATCAACCTAAGGACACCTCACAACACGGGATGATGGGCCCGTCAAAACaggcaatagaggcaaaggctaTGGCCACAGAGGAGAGTGCAGACATAGATCTCTACG TGAGACCCAGCTTTGAAGAGCTGAGGAAAGCCCACTTCAGAGAAGACAAAGAGGTGCTCCTGGCTCGGAGATCCATAGACaaagatgatgatgaggatgacgaTACGGAGAACACAGATTATACCGTCCCCAAGCCAAACTATTGCAGCTGCACCTCCAGTGGTAGGGGATACGCAGCACCGATGAGCAAGCGGACACAGACAGGTGAGTTGCACACATGA